In Microbacterium foliorum, the following proteins share a genomic window:
- a CDS encoding GNAT family N-acetyltransferase has translation MQFEPGDRRRVLPRHLRPQSEPDVFSYSIRPARSGDLPYVREIYNHFVSNSVVTLDERRSSIPYWREKFALLSKLGLPFLVAVSPAGVVIGYALAQPWAGKNAYRYTVEDSIYLGPGAGGKGLGAALLQALIDACEQLGIREMVAVISDTKADASIRLHAKLGFVEAGRMGRVGHKFGRDLGTVYMRRALRPSRRRKFFGLSSGR, from the coding sequence ATGCAGTTCGAGCCCGGTGATCGCCGCCGTGTGCTGCCGCGCCATCTGCGACCGCAGTCCGAACCCGACGTGTTCTCGTACTCGATCCGCCCCGCACGGTCCGGCGATCTGCCGTACGTGCGCGAGATCTACAACCACTTCGTCAGCAACTCGGTCGTCACGCTCGACGAGCGACGCAGCAGCATCCCCTACTGGCGGGAGAAGTTCGCGCTGCTGAGCAAGCTCGGCCTGCCCTTCCTTGTGGCTGTCTCACCGGCAGGGGTCGTGATCGGCTATGCGCTGGCCCAGCCGTGGGCGGGGAAGAACGCCTATCGCTACACCGTCGAGGACTCGATCTACCTCGGGCCGGGGGCCGGCGGCAAAGGCCTCGGAGCCGCACTGCTGCAGGCTCTGATCGACGCATGCGAGCAGCTCGGCATCCGTGAGATGGTGGCCGTGATCAGCGACACCAAAGCAGACGCGTCGATTCGCCTGCATGCCAAGCTCGGTTTCGTCGAAGCCGGGCGCATGGGTCGCGTCGGTCACAAGTTCGGCCGCGACCTCGGCACCGTCTACATGCGACGTGCCCTGCGCCCGAGCCGCCGACGGAAGTTCTTCGGCCTGAGCTCCGGGCGCTGA
- a CDS encoding DMT family transporter: protein MSKQIGLLCSVMTVVAAVAFIVTWSSGFIIPAYATVDVSPLTLLVWRFVPLAVVLLAVLRLTGGAKGLSARDLRTQATIGLFAQFGYCLAVYGAVAAGIATGTVALIDAVQPLVVAVLVGPVLGLRVRGAQWAGLVIGAVGVLLVVRSQFGSSEASPVAYLLPAVAMVCLILGTLLQRRSAVTSGVLLTLTIHVTMTAVLLLVIAAVTGTLVPPASASFWLAVVLTAVFPTLAAYGLYWWLLRRVGITALQALLFLIAPATSLAGSILLGESITIVTVAGFVLCGIGVAVVLTSEARSQGATERSHGTTARSAGKCDVAAHDAR from the coding sequence ATGAGTAAACAGATCGGTCTACTTTGCTCGGTGATGACGGTGGTCGCCGCCGTCGCGTTCATCGTCACCTGGAGTTCGGGATTCATCATTCCTGCGTACGCCACGGTGGACGTGTCGCCGCTGACGCTCCTCGTGTGGCGGTTCGTGCCTCTGGCGGTCGTCCTCCTGGCCGTCCTCCGGCTCACGGGTGGGGCGAAGGGGCTGAGCGCTCGCGATCTGCGCACACAGGCCACGATCGGGCTCTTCGCGCAGTTCGGATACTGTCTCGCGGTCTACGGCGCCGTCGCGGCAGGCATCGCGACAGGCACGGTCGCCCTCATCGACGCGGTGCAGCCACTCGTCGTGGCTGTGCTCGTCGGCCCGGTGCTCGGTCTGCGCGTGCGAGGTGCGCAATGGGCTGGGCTCGTGATCGGAGCGGTCGGCGTGCTCCTCGTGGTGCGTTCACAGTTCGGGTCATCGGAGGCTTCTCCGGTGGCGTATCTCCTGCCGGCCGTCGCGATGGTCTGCCTCATCCTCGGCACCCTGCTGCAGCGCAGGTCGGCGGTGACGAGTGGTGTGCTCCTCACACTGACGATCCATGTGACGATGACCGCGGTGCTGCTCCTGGTGATCGCGGCCGTGACCGGAACCCTGGTTCCGCCGGCATCCGCCTCGTTCTGGCTCGCCGTCGTGCTCACCGCCGTGTTCCCGACCCTCGCCGCCTACGGTCTGTACTGGTGGCTGCTGCGGCGAGTGGGCATCACCGCGTTGCAGGCTCTGCTCTTCCTGATCGCCCCCGCGACGTCACTCGCCGGCAGCATCCTGCTGGGAGAGTCGATCACCATCGTCACCGTCGCAGGGTTCGTCCTGTGCGGAATCGGCGTCGCGGTGGTGCTCACCAGCGAGGCGAGGTCGCAGGGGGCGACAGAGAGGTCGCACGGAACGACCGCGAGGTCGGCCGGAAAGTGCGACGTGGCGGCGCACGACGCGAGATAG
- a CDS encoding ABC transporter substrate-binding protein: protein MFRRTRRLALISAIAASAIVLTACSGAAEPEATEPVGEPDPDATLQVGLVLEPTNLDIRRTSGAALEQILIDNIYEGLVSRTQENEIVPRLASDYEVSEDGLTYSFTLNEGITFHSGTALTSADAVASYEAVRTDATLQGNAEFASVASITAPDPTTVQIVLTEPNQNFLFSLTGPAGLVFQTGDTTDLKTAENGTGPFTLTRWSKGSAITFARNEAYWGEPAGVAEVEFQYIPDFTAGVNTALDGGVQVLTAVDPNLAPQLEDSGDFSLTTGRTTDKATLAFNNAKAPLDDVRVREALRLAIDHEALVEAVGAGSALYGPIPELDPGYEDLSDVVSYDPEKAKELLAEAGQEELELTLTIPSFYGTTVPKVLISDFQKVGVTLDVDSVEFPTWLEDVYTNHDYDLSFVLHVEPRDFGNFANPEYYFGYDNAEVQSLYTEALAEVDPDESADLLAEAARIVSEDHAADWLYNGATITAVSPLVTGFPEDSINSRINLAGVTVATEQ from the coding sequence ATGTTCCGACGTACGCGACGACTCGCGCTGATCTCCGCGATCGCGGCGAGCGCCATCGTCCTCACCGCCTGCTCAGGTGCCGCAGAGCCCGAGGCCACCGAACCGGTGGGAGAACCCGACCCGGACGCGACGCTGCAGGTGGGCCTCGTCCTCGAGCCCACCAACCTCGACATCCGTCGCACCAGCGGCGCAGCGCTCGAGCAGATCCTGATCGACAACATCTACGAGGGTCTCGTCAGCCGCACACAGGAGAACGAGATCGTGCCGCGGCTCGCGTCCGACTACGAGGTCTCCGAAGACGGACTCACGTACTCGTTCACGCTGAACGAGGGCATCACCTTCCACAGCGGAACCGCACTCACCTCCGCCGATGCGGTCGCCTCCTACGAGGCCGTGCGCACTGACGCGACGTTGCAGGGCAATGCCGAGTTCGCCTCTGTGGCTTCGATCACAGCTCCAGACCCGACCACGGTGCAGATCGTGCTGACCGAGCCGAACCAGAACTTCCTGTTCTCGCTGACCGGCCCCGCGGGCCTCGTGTTCCAGACCGGCGACACGACCGATCTCAAAACCGCCGAGAACGGCACCGGCCCCTTCACCCTGACGCGCTGGAGCAAGGGCAGCGCCATCACGTTCGCCCGCAACGAGGCGTACTGGGGCGAGCCTGCGGGAGTCGCCGAGGTCGAGTTCCAGTACATCCCCGACTTCACGGCCGGAGTGAACACGGCTCTCGACGGTGGCGTCCAGGTGCTCACCGCGGTGGATCCGAATCTCGCCCCGCAGCTCGAGGACTCCGGCGACTTCTCACTCACGACCGGTCGGACCACCGACAAGGCGACGCTCGCGTTCAACAATGCCAAGGCTCCTCTCGACGACGTCAGGGTGCGCGAAGCGCTGCGTCTCGCGATCGATCACGAAGCTCTCGTCGAGGCCGTCGGCGCAGGCTCCGCCCTCTACGGACCGATCCCCGAACTCGACCCCGGCTACGAAGACCTCTCCGATGTCGTCTCCTACGACCCCGAGAAGGCCAAGGAGCTGCTGGCTGAGGCCGGGCAGGAAGAGCTCGAGCTCACCCTGACGATCCCGAGCTTCTACGGCACGACGGTTCCGAAGGTCCTCATCTCCGACTTCCAGAAGGTCGGTGTCACCCTCGATGTCGACTCGGTCGAGTTCCCGACCTGGTTGGAGGACGTCTACACCAACCACGACTACGACCTGAGCTTCGTGCTGCACGTCGAGCCGCGCGACTTCGGCAACTTCGCGAACCCCGAGTACTACTTCGGCTACGACAACGCCGAGGTGCAGAGCCTCTACACCGAGGCGCTGGCCGAGGTCGACCCCGACGAGTCGGCGGACCTGCTCGCCGAGGCCGCTCGGATCGTGTCCGAGGACCACGCGGCGGACTGGCTGTACAACGGCGCGACGATCACGGCCGTGAGCCCGCTCGTCACGGGGTTCCCCGAGGACTCGATCAACTCGCGCATCAACCTGGCCGGCGTCACCGTGGCCACCGAGCAGTGA
- a CDS encoding SDR family oxidoreductase encodes MVNRRAVVTGASSGIGEATVRALRARGWGVVGVARRASRLAALSAETGASTIACDLTDPDAVAALVTELEATGPVHALVQVAGGARGTDRVENASVDDWQWMYDANVLSSQRLVAGLLPLLRRAAATDGHADTVFVTSTAAQVAYAGGGGYNAAKAAQAMLVHALRLELNGEPIRVSEVAPGMVHTEEFTLNRLGGDAVAAEAVYSGVEAPLRAEDVADVIAYALDAPAHVNLDLITMRPVAQSANHLLARGPLRVRAID; translated from the coding sequence ATGGTCAACAGGCGTGCAGTCGTGACGGGTGCGAGTTCGGGTATCGGAGAGGCCACGGTGCGCGCGCTGCGCGCGCGAGGCTGGGGAGTCGTCGGAGTCGCACGACGCGCGTCCCGGCTGGCGGCGCTCTCGGCGGAGACGGGTGCCTCGACGATCGCGTGCGATCTGACGGACCCGGACGCCGTCGCCGCGCTCGTCACCGAGCTCGAGGCGACCGGCCCGGTGCACGCTCTCGTGCAGGTCGCCGGCGGCGCACGAGGCACCGACCGCGTCGAGAACGCATCGGTCGACGACTGGCAGTGGATGTACGACGCGAATGTGCTCTCGAGCCAGCGCCTGGTCGCCGGGCTCCTACCCCTGCTGCGCCGGGCCGCCGCAACGGACGGCCACGCCGACACCGTCTTCGTGACGTCCACTGCTGCGCAGGTCGCCTATGCCGGTGGCGGCGGCTACAACGCCGCGAAGGCCGCTCAGGCGATGCTGGTGCACGCCCTCCGCCTCGAGCTGAACGGAGAGCCGATCCGCGTCTCCGAGGTCGCTCCGGGCATGGTGCACACCGAGGAATTCACCCTCAACCGTCTCGGCGGAGACGCGGTCGCCGCGGAGGCCGTGTACTCGGGCGTCGAAGCGCCACTGCGGGCCGAGGACGTCGCCGACGTGATCGCCTACGCGCTGGATGCCCCGGCGCACGTGAACCTCGATCTCATCACGATGCGGCCCGTCGCCCAGTCGGCGAACCACCTCCTCGCCCGCGGACCGCTGCGGGTCCGAGCGATCGACTGA
- a CDS encoding ABC transporter ATP-binding protein, producing the protein MSLEVTDLVVRIDGRAVVDGISFEVPDGSRLGLIGESGSGKSLTALAVLGLLPEGAVASGSIRWNGTELIGLADRELARLRGDEIGIVFQEPRTALNPIRTVGRQIAESIRIHEGIGRREARERAVQEAARVRLPDPASIVDRYPHQLSGGQRQRVAIAIALACRPRLLIADEPTTALDVTIQAEILSLLLNLVEEEGMSLMFITHDLAVLAQVATHGVVLEDGLVVEAAPVSTLLTAPTSPITQGLLRDATATLWRPEGGTR; encoded by the coding sequence ATGAGCCTCGAGGTGACGGACCTCGTCGTCCGCATCGACGGACGCGCCGTCGTCGACGGCATCTCCTTCGAGGTGCCGGACGGATCCCGTCTCGGTCTGATCGGCGAATCCGGCTCAGGCAAGTCGCTGACCGCCCTCGCGGTGCTCGGCCTGCTCCCCGAAGGAGCGGTGGCGAGCGGCAGCATCCGCTGGAACGGGACCGAGCTGATCGGACTTGCGGATCGCGAGCTCGCGCGACTGCGCGGCGACGAGATCGGGATCGTGTTCCAAGAGCCTCGCACCGCCCTGAACCCGATCCGCACGGTCGGCAGACAGATCGCCGAGTCGATCCGCATCCACGAGGGCATCGGTCGGAGAGAGGCCCGCGAGCGTGCGGTCCAGGAGGCCGCGCGCGTGCGGCTGCCCGACCCCGCCTCGATCGTCGATCGCTATCCGCACCAGCTCTCGGGCGGTCAGCGGCAGCGGGTGGCGATCGCCATAGCGCTCGCGTGCCGGCCACGACTGCTCATCGCCGACGAGCCGACGACCGCTCTCGACGTCACCATCCAGGCCGAGATCCTCTCACTGCTGTTGAACCTCGTCGAGGAAGAGGGCATGTCTCTCATGTTCATCACGCACGATCTCGCGGTGCTCGCACAGGTCGCGACCCACGGCGTCGTGCTTGAAGACGGACTCGTGGTCGAGGCGGCCCCCGTGAGCACGCTCCTCACCGCTCCGACGTCCCCGATCACGCAGGGGCTCCTGCGCGATGCCACCGCGACACTCTGGCGTCCCGAGGGAGGCACGCGATGA
- a CDS encoding uracil-DNA glycosylase: MTARTLAELAGDGLIDPDWADALAPAQQTITALGERLREEQADGRGYLPAGEHVLRAFERPMSEVKVLITGQDPYPTPGHPIGLSFAVDRDVRPLPRSLGNIYAELESDLGIPPAPHGDLTAWSDQGVLLLNRVLTVRPGEAGSHRRWGWEQVTELAIRALVARDRPLVAILWGKDAANLQPLLGETPVIASAHPSPLSARRGFFGSRPFSRANEMLEGLGASPVDWRIGGELPLS; encoded by the coding sequence ATGACTGCGCGCACTCTCGCCGAGCTCGCCGGCGACGGGCTGATCGACCCCGACTGGGCTGACGCCCTCGCTCCGGCGCAGCAGACGATCACCGCCCTCGGTGAGCGGCTGCGTGAGGAGCAGGCTGACGGGCGGGGCTATCTTCCCGCGGGGGAGCATGTGCTGCGTGCGTTCGAGCGCCCGATGTCCGAGGTGAAGGTGCTCATCACGGGTCAGGACCCCTATCCGACTCCCGGGCATCCGATCGGCCTGTCCTTCGCGGTCGACCGAGACGTGCGCCCGCTGCCGCGCAGTCTCGGCAACATCTACGCCGAGCTCGAGAGCGATCTCGGCATCCCACCGGCGCCGCACGGAGATCTGACCGCGTGGAGTGACCAGGGTGTGCTGCTGCTGAACCGCGTGCTGACTGTCCGCCCCGGTGAGGCGGGATCCCACCGCCGCTGGGGGTGGGAGCAGGTCACCGAGCTCGCGATCCGTGCCCTCGTCGCCCGCGACCGGCCGCTCGTCGCGATCCTCTGGGGAAAAGACGCCGCGAACCTCCAGCCGCTGCTGGGAGAGACACCGGTCATAGCCTCGGCGCATCCGTCGCCGCTGTCCGCTCGGCGGGGATTCTTCGGCTCCCGCCCGTTCTCGCGGGCGAACGAGATGCTCGAAGGACTCGGTGCGAGCCCGGTCGACTGGCGCATCGGCGGCGAGCTCCCTCTAAGCTGA
- a CDS encoding ABC transporter ATP-binding protein, producing the protein MSLIEARALRRDFVIPKRSTFESTRRQTALAPTDLDIVEGSSVGIIGESGSGKSTLVKLLLGLDRPTSGTVTLDGRTVDASASARSLHWLRRQTGLVFQDPYASLDPRMTAAQIVREPLWALGIDGDHRARVREVLEQVGLEPEMGDRYPHEFSGGQRQRIALARAIVHRPRILVGDEPLSALDVTVRAQILELLVELRRTSDLTLVLVSHDIGVVQNLCDTVVVMKDGEIVERGTTADVLLHPTHDYTKTLLAAIPVIPAPPA; encoded by the coding sequence ATGAGCCTGATCGAGGCGCGGGCGCTGCGACGCGACTTCGTGATCCCGAAGCGTTCGACGTTCGAGAGCACCCGACGGCAGACCGCACTGGCGCCGACCGATCTCGACATCGTCGAGGGGTCGTCTGTCGGCATCATCGGCGAGTCCGGGTCGGGCAAGTCCACCCTCGTCAAGCTGCTCCTCGGCCTCGACCGCCCGACGTCCGGCACCGTCACTCTCGACGGCAGGACGGTGGACGCTTCGGCATCCGCACGGTCGCTGCACTGGCTGCGCCGTCAGACCGGGCTGGTGTTCCAGGACCCCTACGCATCGCTCGACCCGCGCATGACCGCTGCGCAGATCGTCCGCGAACCGCTGTGGGCGCTCGGAATCGATGGAGATCACCGAGCCAGAGTGCGCGAAGTTCTCGAGCAGGTGGGCCTGGAGCCCGAGATGGGCGATCGGTATCCGCACGAGTTCTCGGGTGGGCAGCGGCAGCGCATCGCTCTGGCGAGGGCCATCGTCCACCGTCCGCGCATCCTCGTCGGCGACGAGCCGCTGTCGGCGCTCGATGTGACCGTCCGTGCTCAGATCCTCGAGCTCCTCGTCGAGCTGCGCCGCACCTCAGACCTGACGCTCGTGCTGGTGTCGCACGACATCGGGGTGGTGCAGAACCTCTGCGACACGGTCGTGGTGATGAAGGACGGCGAGATCGTCGAGCGCGGCACCACCGCGGACGTGCTGCTGCACCCGACGCACGATTACACGAAGACGCTGCTGGCCGCTATCCCGGTCATCCCCGCTCCTCCGGCGTGA
- a CDS encoding ABC transporter permease yields the protein MRGWLPRLWRTATGRFGLIVVAVIALTALVSLFWTPFDPQESDVRARWSIPSWPHLLGTDDTGRDILSLLMAGARTTVFVSIGAGVVATLVGIALAALGALTARWLRETVAVLVDILIAFPVLLIAMMISSVWGGSLWVVIWSVGIGFGVNIARVTRPELRRVQQSDFVLAARASGLTTGQSLARHLLPNVAPVFIVQLSWSMAVAVLAEAGLSYLGFGASVTEPSWGLLLADLQRYIGVHPLSVIWPGLAITITVLALNLLGDGLREATDPTLRHRAAEVHTPAVIA from the coding sequence ATGCGCGGCTGGCTTCCGAGACTGTGGCGCACCGCCACCGGACGATTCGGTCTGATCGTCGTGGCGGTCATCGCGCTCACCGCACTCGTCTCGCTGTTCTGGACGCCGTTCGATCCTCAGGAGTCCGACGTGCGCGCACGCTGGTCCATCCCGAGCTGGCCGCATCTGCTCGGCACCGACGACACGGGCCGTGACATCCTCAGCCTACTCATGGCAGGCGCTCGCACGACGGTCTTCGTCAGCATCGGTGCCGGTGTCGTCGCGACGCTCGTCGGCATCGCCCTCGCTGCCCTGGGTGCGCTCACCGCCCGCTGGCTGCGCGAGACGGTCGCCGTGCTCGTCGACATCCTGATCGCCTTCCCCGTGCTGCTGATCGCCATGATGATCTCGTCGGTCTGGGGCGGCTCGCTGTGGGTGGTGATCTGGTCGGTCGGCATCGGATTCGGCGTCAACATCGCCCGCGTCACGAGACCCGAGCTGCGCCGCGTGCAGCAGAGCGACTTCGTCCTCGCCGCGCGGGCGTCCGGCCTCACGACCGGACAGAGCCTCGCTCGTCACCTTCTTCCGAACGTCGCCCCCGTGTTCATCGTGCAGCTCTCGTGGTCGATGGCGGTCGCGGTGCTCGCCGAGGCCGGCCTGTCTTACCTCGGCTTCGGCGCCTCGGTCACGGAGCCGAGCTGGGGACTGCTGCTCGCCGACCTGCAGCGCTACATCGGCGTGCATCCGCTGTCGGTCATCTGGCCCGGTCTCGCGATCACGATCACCGTGCTCGCGCTCAACCTCCTCGGCGACGGGTTGCGCGAGGCCACCGATCCCACGCTGCGCCACCGCGCGGCCGAGGTGCACACACCGGCGGTGATCGCATGA
- a CDS encoding ABC transporter permease, which yields MIRYALVRGVLLIAGLLVSSAVIFLTLRVFPGDVAQLIAGTQASPAEVEALRESLGLNRPLPAQYAEWIGGIFRGDLGTSLLSGASVGEELLEKAQVTVPLGILALLIAVLIAVPFGILAALRRGGRGGTALSVGAQALAAVPVVWAGMMLIVVFSVWLGWLPPQGFPRTGWSTPWKALESLLLPALTIGIVEGAMLMRFVRSATLQAAGQDFVRTAAAKGLTRTRSLISHGIPAVGLSIITVLGLQIAGIIVGSVVIEQLFTLPGIGRMLVADVGTRDLIKVQSELLVLTGFVLVVGFLVDLIHRAVDPRQREA from the coding sequence GTGATCCGCTACGCGCTCGTCCGAGGAGTCCTGCTCATCGCAGGGCTCCTCGTGTCGAGTGCGGTGATCTTCCTGACCCTGCGGGTGTTTCCCGGCGACGTCGCACAGCTGATCGCGGGAACCCAGGCCTCCCCCGCCGAGGTCGAGGCGCTCCGCGAGTCGCTGGGCCTCAACCGCCCGCTTCCCGCACAGTACGCCGAGTGGATCGGGGGCATCTTCCGAGGGGACCTCGGCACGTCCCTGCTCTCCGGCGCCTCGGTCGGCGAGGAGCTGCTCGAGAAGGCTCAGGTGACGGTGCCGCTCGGCATCCTCGCCCTGCTGATCGCCGTGCTCATCGCGGTGCCGTTCGGCATCCTGGCCGCGCTGCGCCGCGGCGGACGCGGAGGCACCGCCCTCAGCGTCGGCGCACAGGCCCTCGCGGCTGTGCCGGTCGTCTGGGCGGGGATGATGCTCATCGTCGTCTTCTCGGTCTGGCTCGGCTGGCTTCCACCACAGGGATTCCCGCGCACGGGATGGAGCACGCCCTGGAAGGCACTCGAGTCGCTCCTGCTGCCCGCTCTCACGATCGGCATAGTCGAGGGGGCGATGCTCATGCGGTTCGTCCGCAGCGCCACCCTTCAGGCCGCCGGTCAGGACTTCGTGCGCACGGCAGCAGCCAAGGGCCTCACGCGCACGCGGTCGCTGATCTCGCACGGCATCCCCGCCGTCGGCCTGTCGATCATCACCGTGCTGGGACTCCAGATCGCCGGCATCATCGTCGGGTCGGTCGTGATCGAGCAGCTCTTCACGCTTCCCGGCATCGGACGGATGCTGGTGGCCGACGTCGGCACGCGCGACCTGATCAAGGTGCAGAGCGAGCTCCTCGTCCTCACCGGATTCGTGCTCGTGGTGGGATTCCTCGTCGACCTGATCCACCGTGCGGTCGATCCGCGCCAGAGGGAGGCGTGA